A part of Xenopus tropicalis strain Nigerian chromosome 4, UCB_Xtro_10.0, whole genome shotgun sequence genomic DNA contains:
- the cttn gene encoding src substrate cortactin encodes MWKSAAGHSLSISTDETDDWETDPDFVNDINEKEQRWGAKTVEGSGHQEHINIHKLREKVSHEHQEIKEKELEIGPKASHGYGGKFGVEKDRMDKMAVGHEYQTKLSKHCSQLDATKGFGGKFGVQTDRVDQSAVNFDYKGKTEKHASQKDYATGFGGKYGVQADRVDKSAHGFDYKAKTEKHESQIDYTTGFGGKFGVQADRVDKSAVGYDYQGKTEKHESQKDYSKGFGGKYGVDKENVDKSALGFDYQGKTEKHESQKDYVKGFGGKFGVQTDRQDACALGWDHQEKLQLHESQKDYSKGFGGKYGVQKDRMDKAAASFEDIEKVSSSYQKTRPVEVEGSKASSIRANFENLAKDKEEEDRKKAEAERAQRMERERREQEQARRRQEEQESAKPPTPPASPKAPIKVPESPIYEDATPEYESEPHRAPPVAEPVYAEEPDYQDAEMHKEAAQEAVYESADYQEAENTYDEYNEDVGITAIALYDYQAAGDDEISFDPDDIITNIEMIDDGWWRGFCKECYGLFPANYVELRQ; translated from the exons ATGTGGAAATCTGCCGCTGGACACTCTCTCTCCATCTCCACAGATGAGACCGACGACTGGGAGACAGATCCAGATTTTGTG aATGATATAAATGAGAAAGAACAGAGATGGGGAGCAAAAACCGTGGAGGGGTCTGGACATCAAGAACACATTAA TATCCATAAACTGCGGGAGAAGGTGTCCCATGAACATCAGGAAATTAAGGAAAAGGAGTTAGAGATTGGGCCCAAAGCCTCTCATGGCTACGGTGGGAAGTTTGGTGTGGAAAAGGATCGCATGGATAAG ATGGCTGTCGGCCATGAATATCAGACCAAGCTCTCCAAACACTGCTCGCAGCTGGATGCCACAAAGGGCTTTGGAGGAAAATTTGGGGTTCAGACAGACAGAGTGGATCAG TCTGCTGTGAACTTTGATTACAAGGGGAAGACGGAAAAACATGCGTCCCAGAAAG ATTATGCCACTGGCTTTGGGGGAAAGTATGGCGTCCAAGCTGATCGTGTGGATAAGAGCGCCCACGGCTTTGACTACAAGGCCAAGACTGAAAAGCACGAATCCCAGATAG ATTATACCACTGGCTTTGGAGGGAAGTTTGGTGTACAGGCCGACCGCGTGGATAAGAGTGCAGTCGGGTATGATTACCAGGGGAAAACGGAGAAACACGAGTCGCAGAAAG ATTATTCAAAGGGTTTCGGTGGTAAATATGGCGTTGACAAAGAAAATGTGGACAAGAGCGCTCTGGGGTTTGACTACCAAGGAAAAACAGAGAAGCATGAGTCGCAGAAAG ACTATGTGAAagggtttggaggcaagtttggtgtgcagacagacagacaggacgCTTGTGCTCTTGGCTGGGACCACCAGGAAAAGCTTCAGCTGCACGAGTCCCAAAAAG ATTACTCCAAGGGATTTGGTGGAAAGTATGGCGTGCAGAAAGATCGCATGGATAAG GCTGCAGCATCCTTTGAAGATATAGAGAAAGTCTCTTCGTCCTACCAGAAGACCCGGCCGGTGGAAGTCG AGGGCAGCAAAGCCAGCAGCATCAGAGCCAACTTCGAAAACCTGGCCAAAGATAAAGAGGAGGAGGACAGGAAAAAGGCAGAGGCCGAGCGGGCGCAGAGAATGGAGCGCGAGAGGCGGGAACAGGAGCAGGCACGGAGGAGGCAGGAG GAGCAGGAAAGCGCTAAGCCACCCACCCCCCCTGCGTCTCCTAAAGCCCCCATCAAAGTACCAGAGAGCCCAATCTATGAG GATGCTACCCCTGAGTATGAGAGTGAGCCGCACAGAGCGCCCCCTGTGGCCGAGCCTGTGTACGCCGAGGAGCCAGACTACCAAGATGCTGAGATGCACAAGGAGGCAGCGCAGGAGGCGGTGTATGAGTCGGCAGATTACCAGGAAG CTGAGAATACCTACGATGAATACAACGAAGATGTTGGCATTACCGCCATTGCACTGTACGACTATCAGGCCG CCGGCGACGACGAGATCTCCTTCGACCCCGATGACATTATCACAAACATCGAGATGATCGATGACGGCTGGTGGAGAGGTTTCTGCAAGGAGTGTTACGGTCTGTTCCCGGCCAATTACGTGGAGCTTCGTCAGTAA
- the cttn gene encoding src substrate cortactin isoform X2 produces MWKSAAGHSLSISTDETDDWETDPDFVNDINEKEQRWGAKTVEGSGHQEHINIHKLREKVSHEHQEIKEKELEIGPKASHGYGGKFGVEKDRMDKMAVGHEYQTKLSKHCSQLDATKGFGGKFGVQTDRVDQSAVNFDYKGKTEKHASQKDYATGFGGKYGVQADRVDKSAHGFDYKAKTEKHESQIDYTTGFGGKFGVQADRVDKSAVGYDYQGKTEKHESQKDYSKGFGGKYGVDKENVDKSALGFDYQGKTEKHESQKDYSKGFGGKYGVQKDRMDKAAASFEDIEKVSSSYQKTRPVEVEGSKASSIRANFENLAKDKEEEDRKKAEAERAQRMERERREQEQARRRQEEQESAKPPTPPASPKAPIKVPESPIYEDATPEYESEPHRAPPVAEPVYAEEPDYQDAEMHKEAAQEAVYESADYQEAENTYDEYNEDVGITAIALYDYQAAGDDEISFDPDDIITNIEMIDDGWWRGFCKECYGLFPANYVELRQ; encoded by the exons ATGTGGAAATCTGCCGCTGGACACTCTCTCTCCATCTCCACAGATGAGACCGACGACTGGGAGACAGATCCAGATTTTGTG aATGATATAAATGAGAAAGAACAGAGATGGGGAGCAAAAACCGTGGAGGGGTCTGGACATCAAGAACACATTAA TATCCATAAACTGCGGGAGAAGGTGTCCCATGAACATCAGGAAATTAAGGAAAAGGAGTTAGAGATTGGGCCCAAAGCCTCTCATGGCTACGGTGGGAAGTTTGGTGTGGAAAAGGATCGCATGGATAAG ATGGCTGTCGGCCATGAATATCAGACCAAGCTCTCCAAACACTGCTCGCAGCTGGATGCCACAAAGGGCTTTGGAGGAAAATTTGGGGTTCAGACAGACAGAGTGGATCAG TCTGCTGTGAACTTTGATTACAAGGGGAAGACGGAAAAACATGCGTCCCAGAAAG ATTATGCCACTGGCTTTGGGGGAAAGTATGGCGTCCAAGCTGATCGTGTGGATAAGAGCGCCCACGGCTTTGACTACAAGGCCAAGACTGAAAAGCACGAATCCCAGATAG ATTATACCACTGGCTTTGGAGGGAAGTTTGGTGTACAGGCCGACCGCGTGGATAAGAGTGCAGTCGGGTATGATTACCAGGGGAAAACGGAGAAACACGAGTCGCAGAAAG ATTATTCAAAGGGTTTCGGTGGTAAATATGGCGTTGACAAAGAAAATGTGGACAAGAGCGCTCTGGGGTTTGACTACCAAGGAAAAACAGAGAAGCATGAGTCGCAGAAAG ATTACTCCAAGGGATTTGGTGGAAAGTATGGCGTGCAGAAAGATCGCATGGATAAG GCTGCAGCATCCTTTGAAGATATAGAGAAAGTCTCTTCGTCCTACCAGAAGACCCGGCCGGTGGAAGTCG AGGGCAGCAAAGCCAGCAGCATCAGAGCCAACTTCGAAAACCTGGCCAAAGATAAAGAGGAGGAGGACAGGAAAAAGGCAGAGGCCGAGCGGGCGCAGAGAATGGAGCGCGAGAGGCGGGAACAGGAGCAGGCACGGAGGAGGCAGGAG GAGCAGGAAAGCGCTAAGCCACCCACCCCCCCTGCGTCTCCTAAAGCCCCCATCAAAGTACCAGAGAGCCCAATCTATGAG GATGCTACCCCTGAGTATGAGAGTGAGCCGCACAGAGCGCCCCCTGTGGCCGAGCCTGTGTACGCCGAGGAGCCAGACTACCAAGATGCTGAGATGCACAAGGAGGCAGCGCAGGAGGCGGTGTATGAGTCGGCAGATTACCAGGAAG CTGAGAATACCTACGATGAATACAACGAAGATGTTGGCATTACCGCCATTGCACTGTACGACTATCAGGCCG CCGGCGACGACGAGATCTCCTTCGACCCCGATGACATTATCACAAACATCGAGATGATCGATGACGGCTGGTGGAGAGGTTTCTGCAAGGAGTGTTACGGTCTGTTCCCGGCCAATTACGTGGAGCTTCGTCAGTAA
- the cttn gene encoding src substrate cortactin isoform X1, whose amino-acid sequence MWKSAAGHSLSISTDETDDWETDPDFVNDINEKEQRWGAKTVEGSGHQEHINIHKLREKVSHEHQEIKEKELEIGPKASHGYGGKFGVEKDRMDKMAVGHEYQTKLSKHCSQLDATKGFGGKFGVQTDRVDQSAVNFDYKGKTEKHASQKDYATGFGGKYGVQADRVDKSAHGFDYKAKTEKHESQIDYTTGFGGKFGVQADRVDKSAVGYDYQGKTEKHESQKDYSKGFGGKYGVDKENVDKSALGFDYQGKTEKHESQKDYVKGFGGKFGVQTDRQDACALGWDHQEKLQLHESQKDYSKGFGGKYGVQKDRMDKAAASFEDIEKVSSSYQKTRPVEVEGSKASSIRANFENLAKDKEEEDRKKAEAERAQRMERERREQEQARRRQEVGAQSVPSLWSPGPTAASAPILPDTDSPIVFSLQEQESAKPPTPPASPKAPIKVPESPIYEDATPEYESEPHRAPPVAEPVYAEEPDYQDAEMHKEAAQEAVYESADYQEAENTYDEYNEDVGITAIALYDYQAAGDDEISFDPDDIITNIEMIDDGWWRGFCKECYGLFPANYVELRQ is encoded by the exons ATGTGGAAATCTGCCGCTGGACACTCTCTCTCCATCTCCACAGATGAGACCGACGACTGGGAGACAGATCCAGATTTTGTG aATGATATAAATGAGAAAGAACAGAGATGGGGAGCAAAAACCGTGGAGGGGTCTGGACATCAAGAACACATTAA TATCCATAAACTGCGGGAGAAGGTGTCCCATGAACATCAGGAAATTAAGGAAAAGGAGTTAGAGATTGGGCCCAAAGCCTCTCATGGCTACGGTGGGAAGTTTGGTGTGGAAAAGGATCGCATGGATAAG ATGGCTGTCGGCCATGAATATCAGACCAAGCTCTCCAAACACTGCTCGCAGCTGGATGCCACAAAGGGCTTTGGAGGAAAATTTGGGGTTCAGACAGACAGAGTGGATCAG TCTGCTGTGAACTTTGATTACAAGGGGAAGACGGAAAAACATGCGTCCCAGAAAG ATTATGCCACTGGCTTTGGGGGAAAGTATGGCGTCCAAGCTGATCGTGTGGATAAGAGCGCCCACGGCTTTGACTACAAGGCCAAGACTGAAAAGCACGAATCCCAGATAG ATTATACCACTGGCTTTGGAGGGAAGTTTGGTGTACAGGCCGACCGCGTGGATAAGAGTGCAGTCGGGTATGATTACCAGGGGAAAACGGAGAAACACGAGTCGCAGAAAG ATTATTCAAAGGGTTTCGGTGGTAAATATGGCGTTGACAAAGAAAATGTGGACAAGAGCGCTCTGGGGTTTGACTACCAAGGAAAAACAGAGAAGCATGAGTCGCAGAAAG ACTATGTGAAagggtttggaggcaagtttggtgtgcagacagacagacaggacgCTTGTGCTCTTGGCTGGGACCACCAGGAAAAGCTTCAGCTGCACGAGTCCCAAAAAG ATTACTCCAAGGGATTTGGTGGAAAGTATGGCGTGCAGAAAGATCGCATGGATAAG GCTGCAGCATCCTTTGAAGATATAGAGAAAGTCTCTTCGTCCTACCAGAAGACCCGGCCGGTGGAAGTCG AGGGCAGCAAAGCCAGCAGCATCAGAGCCAACTTCGAAAACCTGGCCAAAGATAAAGAGGAGGAGGACAGGAAAAAGGCAGAGGCCGAGCGGGCGCAGAGAATGGAGCGCGAGAGGCGGGAACAGGAGCAGGCACGGAGGAGGCAGGAGGTTGGTGCCCAATCAGTACCGAGTCTGTGGAGCCCGGGCCCGACGGCAGCCTCAGCGCCAATCCTGCCCGATACAGACTCACCCATTGTGTTCTCTTTGCAGGAGCAGGAAAGCGCTAAGCCACCCACCCCCCCTGCGTCTCCTAAAGCCCCCATCAAAGTACCAGAGAGCCCAATCTATGAG GATGCTACCCCTGAGTATGAGAGTGAGCCGCACAGAGCGCCCCCTGTGGCCGAGCCTGTGTACGCCGAGGAGCCAGACTACCAAGATGCTGAGATGCACAAGGAGGCAGCGCAGGAGGCGGTGTATGAGTCGGCAGATTACCAGGAAG CTGAGAATACCTACGATGAATACAACGAAGATGTTGGCATTACCGCCATTGCACTGTACGACTATCAGGCCG CCGGCGACGACGAGATCTCCTTCGACCCCGATGACATTATCACAAACATCGAGATGATCGATGACGGCTGGTGGAGAGGTTTCTGCAAGGAGTGTTACGGTCTGTTCCCGGCCAATTACGTGGAGCTTCGTCAGTAA